The genomic window TTgctatgaaataaattttttcatagaagataaatgaaaaacaaatttttattaataaaaaaattaagttattttaagtATAATCATGTATGGGACTAGtgtaagaaaaacattttatttagctaaccaaataatttttattcatggtttgacaaaagaaaaaaaaacctatttcaaTACCAAACAGTTTTTTAATACTTAGCCTTGATTAAACTATGGGTCATAGATTTATGATATCAACCCACCAAATTTTAGGCAGGTTtaacaactaaaattatttcttttagatTGTAAATTCTTCTCTGCACTCAAATATATGGGGGTGTCATACACCTAAAACAAGTGCACCCCTTTTTAATCGTTtattctctctttgttttttttttctttaattgcattttttttataaaaaaatatggtcaTCTAGATTACTTGTGGATTGGTTGATCAAGTTAATTAAGTCATGATAAGTCATCACTCGCATGATTTATGGTCAAAGATTAGgttgggtgttttttttgttaagtcaatttaatctttttttttttagcgaTAAGCtaagttatttttagattgacCAAGATGACTAGATCATGTTGCAGAGACTCTcacatgatttaaattaaatcttgaGTTAAGCAAGAAATTGAGTTGAGTggctttttatcaattttatcttttttattcttaattttataattatattttttttattggttaactAGATTGTTTTTGGACTGACCAAGTCTATTAGGTTATATTGAAAAAACTCTCacataatttaactttaaacCCGACCGGTAAGAAGTTGGGTTTGGAGGCTTGAAAGTTGACCTACTgagttaaatttaataacaatattagatatttttatacggcctaaatattttttattacattaaaaaaaaattccaacccTTAAATATGTAAACTAGTTCTTTctgattgatgatttttttttgttattgttgctgTTATAACCaaactaatttgtttttgttttcactaGATAAGatttgtcataacctatttttacaCGTGCAACAAGTTTTTATTCGTTTCATTTAGTGCCAGTATTCGTTTTCATTATGATGGACTAAATCTAAAATGTGTCCTGTTTCGAAATCTTTCTGTGTTTGCTAGCAGAtggtaaaaaaatgaaagatagaATAAACAGGTCTACAAACCAATGATGTTccagtaaaattgaaaaatagaaagtttTGTACTACAAGTTGTATCTTACGTCAACACTAGTTAAATTGTATCgtgatttaatttcttatgcAGATGGGGACGGCGATGAGACAGAGGAGCAAACCGACCCTTGAAATAAAATGCTGCAAGCTGTTTGGGGTATGGCAAGTTTTGTCTGTGGTATAATAAGCCTTTCCCATGTCATTACGTCCAAGTAAAGATGTATGAATGCAGCAAAACTAACCAGAGTCAACAAAGAGAGAGGAAAGCCATTGGATTTACAAGCGCAAGCTTCGCCTTAGATTGATCAGGAGACTCGCCAACCTGTAATCATAGCGGGCAATTACTAAATTTGATGCATGATAATGACCCAAGAATCTACTAGCTATAATCACTACAAAGTTTTTCAGTAGTGGATTTATCCTTTCATCCAGATGAAAAACATCAAGTTACTGCATGCCAGTTAAAGAAAATCTAATTATCACAAGAGTGCAGAGCAAAATGCTGACATATGCTCAGGTTCTGAAGCTATACACAAGGCTACCTGTTCTATGTACCATGATAATCACCGCATACAGAATAATATaatgaacttatttatttaaataaataaatttatttttttaaaatactcataatttaaaagataaataaaaataaaataactcacATCTacaaaatattatgcaaggctgACCACAtcaacaatataatttaaaaataaatattttttattttaaaaaataaacttcatttgtataaaaaaaattatagaaaaattagaataatattttgaaaaataaaatagaaaaaaaataacaaaaaaaataacaaaaatgcaaaaatcgtgatctaggtcatgagatcgagataaatctatagaaaaatcacaaaaccaatattaaaaaaaaactaatttagaaTAATAAGATCTTACAAAGCTGAATttctaacaaattaaatgtcgaaagatgaaattagaaaaaaaaataattacataaaaggattgaaaaaaataaagatgggaaaaaacattaattggagagataaaaattttcaattaaagagtttaattgaattgaaaaatagctttaataaaaaaataagaatcaaactgaaaaaataaaataatagaaattttgattaaatgataaaattaaaaaaaaaattcaatgaaaatgccaagaataaaattaaaaattttaaaaaataaatatcaaaatgaaaaaccGTAAATAAGAAATtgcaattgaaaagaataaaaatttttataaatgaaaaagaaaacgaaagcaTAAACTACAGTTTACCCTTCAAATCTATCTGTTTTCAACTGCAATCACATCTAACGAAAGAACAGTCCAAGAATCTCAGCCATATAGCCCACCTTCACTTACAAAGTCCAATCAGTACTGCACtaacaaccttttctttttaaccaTGCTAGATACCTGAGAAGAGTCATAGGGTGGGTCATGGCTGTCACtgacaatttttttctcttaaagacGTCATTTTACCCTTTCAATAACAGCAAGAACAAATAGTTGAGCTACCTATAAACTAGTAAACGAAACACAATAAAGAGAATCATAACAGCTTTGCAACTAAATACGCCCAATTTATACAAGAAGCTAATTTGAaagcataaagaaaataaagtctGAAAGCAAAGCACTCCTAGTCATGTCAAAACACCATACCTTGGATGGAGAATCCCATGAGTATACAGTCAGTGCAATTACATCCTTGTGAAGCTGAATCCAAGCACTGGTCAAGAAGATAGAGGGAAAAAATGATGCGCAGAGCACAGCAGAACCTGAAAAGGCATCTTTAGACATGTTACTGAGTGTGCAGATCAGGATCCCAgtagaaatacaataaaaaagaaaaatgtccAGGATAACTGGAGACAATGGCGAAAGCAATGTAGCCCCCAGCTCAGCTTGATTAGCTAACATGCCAGACTGAAATTATAACATAGTTGATATCACCAACCAGTAACATATATTGGATCTTCTCTTACAAAATAGGATCACATGCATGCACTGTGAAATTTGGGTGCATAGCAATTTGTACACAATTGTCAATTATGCTGtctaaaatattagaaaatcagaaaataatcaGACTGTTCATGTTTTCAGGAACTTTATGCATTACGTAATTAAGAATAGAAAAAcatgatgagtttttttttaaaaaaaaaaacggaacAAACATCCATGACGTACATTTTCAGCCTGATCCTCCATTCTTAAACTTTTTGGTACAGAAGTCTTCCTGCACAACCTTAAAAGTACAGCTGGTTGATTGTGACAaacaataagaagaaaagaTCAAAAGCTATCCGGTGGTCCTCTTGAACCTAGCAAACGACGTTGCTAATCCCTGGGAGAGAATTGAATGGTGCTTCTCAAGTCATAAATCCAGGCATATTCCCTTTATTGCctggatttatgtttttttttttttcctttatttgcaGGTAGGAGCTTTCCAAATATTAGTCACTCCTGTTAATTCAAGCAAAGAGGTTTGCATTAGTCTTGAATGTATTTGCAATTTACTAGGTTTCGTTAATCTATATATTTCACCATGTACGATTATTATTAATCTTGTCTTGTCTTAGTATAAATTTTTGAACGGAAGAGGCTCTACCAGTTATATTACCTTGGTCtttacatgaaaataaaccACAACCAGAAATGTTATCCCCAACAGCTCACCGATAGGTTTTCCAGAAGTTGTACATCACTGGAAACACCACGTGGGCTAGCAGCAagcttcttgaaaaataaaatgaagatcaaGGCTGCACCTTACTGATGATTACCCAGCCCCATCCGTCATGGGTCACTCCTCACTCTAATGGCACAACAGCCAGGGTCAATGAGGTCAACACCTATACCATTAGGCAAGCACTTGGCTATGGAGATCATTGTTCCCAAAATAAGGAACCACACTTAAACAGAACTGATTTATGACACATCAAACCCAAATCAAGGTCGCGCTGTCATGGATGGACAAACAGAGAAGCAAGACAAACATGCATCTAAGTTCAAGTACAGAAAACCCCTTCCTGCAAAGTCTGCTACACGAACACCTCATGTCTGCCATATGAATCCAGGGTTTGATCTCTCTTTCTTGCCTTCTATGTACAAATCCGCACTGTGCATCCTTCTCTATGTGAGGTGCTAATTATAGGTTTTGGCCTTCTGAATCTGGCTCCTGGATTAAATTTGCCATTTCCAGCTGTGTGTTTTCTTGTCACTCTGCTACTTTCTCACTCAGTGAGTTACAGTCAGTGTTTCTTATGATTCTCTCTTCCTTTGTTTATGGCATAATGACAACAGTCTCTGCATAAGGAAAGAagttcaaatgttaaaaacaaatggCAGGTCGAATATAAGAGATGACTCCTAGTATGATAAAGTGAACAGTTTATCACTAAGAATAGGTAGAGAAAAACAGCTATATACATTTATTGCTATCCTAACGAAGGCCAGTTTGCTGGTAAAGAAtgaaaattcagaaatttgatgaaattcaAGAGCACAAATACACAAGATAGCATGCTAAAAGCAGCAAAATCCATGCACTTTTCTTACTCTTAACACTTTAAAAGTAAATCCAATCAAATGTGATAAGAAAATGCCCACCATTCACAACTTGTCATAATTCATTGTGGACAGATAAAAAATCAACCCTCATCTAATTTCATGGCAAAACATAGACTGAAGAAGTAAGGATCTACTCCAGTATACTACCCCGGGCTGAGCTACATAGCAGTCTATCAAACACCTCTGGTGGGAGGATCAACTGAAGTCCTCCCAGTAACCTGAGTACCTGGTACCTGGTACCTCATAGTGCAACTTATAGGCAACTAGAAAGACCGATAAGCAAAGTCAAATCAGAAAGTTATCAAATTACAGCAACTAAACAATATGAACTACACTTCCCAAGCAGGTAAAGAGAACCTCAGCAAACAAAAGACTACCAAGGAAGTTAATAAGGATAGCTCGTAAATTGATGAAGTCAAGTTTCTTACGCAGCAGTTCAGAGTCACGAGTCACGAGAAGTTGGCTTTTCACCATTGTGAACTTCACAGTTTGTCTCTGTAATCCACAAGCATCTAACTATTTCCCACTGAAAACTGTCGCCTGCACTCAATAAACCAAAACCTTAGATATAGACAGGAAGGATGTCACTAAAAcaaattctcaaagaaaaaaacaattcttcactTCTAACGCCCATGACTGAGTAACAGAAGATTAGTGATGTAACTATTTAGAAGAACTTTTGGATTCTATCAGTTGTTCATTGCAAGTGACCATAAGAAATATTGCTCAAGATAATGATTGTGACACACTCCAGGAAAAAACAAGTACATGCTGCAGGGGAAACAGAGAAGGAAAGACACAATATACTTGTCAATACAGAAGATGCCTGTTCAAAAGTGCCAGCCATTAGAACGCCAACATCTCCTCGCATTTTCACTGTGACGAGCATGTTTGATCTTCAAAAATAGCCTGTAAGCTCTCTCAACTTTATTTGAAGCAAGCAGTTTGTTATTTAGTTTGCTACAGATGAACCTGCTTGGGCAAAAGCCCTTGCGCATAGACTCCTCCATGACAAGGACAGCATTTTCAAACTGTCCTATGTTGCAAAGTCCACTGATGAGGTATTCATAAACTTCCATGTCGGAAGAATAACCACTTTCTTGCATCTCATcccatatttttaacatcattccACATTTACCAAATCTGGAAAGCCGCATCAGCAATAGCTTATAAGCACTTAGTGATATTTTACAGCCAACTTTTCTTGCCTTTGTGTAGATCACCATTGCAGCATGGGGTGGGCCGAAGCTACAGAGAGGTTCAATAAAAGAAGTTACAGTCCCTGTTTTAGTAACCATCCCTCGATCCAACATCTCATCAAACATTTCAAGAGCATCAGCCACTTTACTAGCTTTGATCAAACCAGAGATCATTCTTGTATAAGTATCAATATTGGGATCACAATTCTTACTCAATAAACACCTATAATACTTCATGCACTCATCAAAATTCCCAACTGAAATGAAATTAGAAATCATGGCATTGTAAACATTAGTATCCGGTACACAACCTTTCTCCTCCAAACTACCAAATATCATAACAGCATCTTCAATCTTACCAGCTCTTCCTAACCCCTCAAGAAGGTAACTAAAACTCAAACAATCAGGACTAAAACCATCTTCTTCCATTTCCTCAAAAACCCTCTGCATTTCACTAACTCTACCAAACTTCGACCACCCACCAATGATTACATTATACGTCATACAATTAAACGGTATTTTCCCCTTCACCGAATTGAAGTACGAATTCGCAGCACCTACATGAGACCTTCTACACAAACATTGCAAAAGCACATTCAATGACTCCGCGTCACGCTCAAACCCAAACTCTTCTTCTAAGTTCCCAAACATTTGAATTGCTTTATAAACTCGACGGGCCCTAACTAGACTATCAATTACAATCGACAACGTCTCCGAATTCATGCTCACACCTTCTACCCTCAACTCATGCAAAAATTTcaccataaaatcaataaattttcttCTACCTAGTGCTCTAATGACTACATTGTAACTGTCAACATCCTTACTTATCATAGGCTGCTTAATCgcccaattaaaaaacataatcataGCTTCCCCGCCTAAATTCCCTCTATTAAGCACTTTAGCAACAACATCAAGACTCAAATCCACACTACATTCTGTTAGAGCACGTTCAATTCCAGATTTACCCTtgattttttgaacaaaaactCCTCTTAATTTCTCTTCAGGGGATAAAAATCGATCAAAAACGGGTCTGATTTCGACTTGCTTATTACTAATCGAACGATCGTGGTTGTATGGGTGAGGAATTGGTGGTTTAGGAGAGATTGGTAACAGATTAGAGAGCTCATTAAGAACGTAATCCTCGCCGAGATTATATTGAAGCTTGATATTATCTTGAGAAGTGGCAAATTGAGGAGGGTCTAGGGTTGAAAATGGAATTGAAGAGCGAAGAAGGTGAGGCAAGCGGTACCTGGTGATTTTGTTGGTGACAGAGAGAAACCCTAGAAAGCTCTGCGGATTAATTGCCATGAAATGACTGTTACGCTCCAAGTTTGAGATACAGTCACAGTGAAATGGCGTGTGCGAGGTGAAGGAAACTCCTCTGTGTATTTGGATTCGGTTTGTGCATTCTGGGCTTAGCGCTTCAACCTTTGGCCAAATGTCAACTTAGTCCCTAATCGTTCAGAAAAAGCCTGTTTGCTTCTAGTTTGGGGTGAGAAATCTTAAGTTTGACCCTGATCCCGACTCGATTCGAGAATTCACCTGGAAAAAATCTAAGTTATTGGATCATCCTATTAACTCATAAGAAGATTTaatgttgtttcatcattttttttttctgttttaatgcTGAGCCAGATTTAATCAGgtcaatgaaattaaataaaattcaattaaattaaccaGGTTTTATCcggataaattaaaaactctaaatTAAAATCAAGCTCTAAATCTTAAGTTTCCCGGATTAACAACTAATCTTGAAAAGGGAGTAGAAAAACAGTCCTTATCTCTCTCTTATGACTTGCTTCTGACCGTGAATGTGTAAGAAAATTTGGTCTTTTTTACTCTCGGGCAGAAAATTTTGCAGAGCACCCCGGTATATAACATCTTGTTATTCTGTgtccatctttcttttttcatctatcagacgtagttttttttttctttgacgtTCAAATCCAATCCTACTCATTCCATGAAGCTCCCGCCATCTTTGCTATGAAGCTATACCTACCGAAAGCTTCACCGATCTGCAGAACTATAGCCAAATGTCAATAGCCTGCTATAAGGGGGTGATAATGAGAAGTTAGAActaagaattattaaaaaatttctgaGCTGAACGTCTAGCTCCATGTCCAGCTTTACAATCAATGCGAGCAACTATTGGATTGGTCTGGGGACTGTTGTCTATTCTCCAAGCTTTTGCACAGAACATATTGCATGGCCTGGGGAAACAAGTTGGACACCTTTTGAGAGAGCGAGAACAAACAACATGACAACCTTTtccactaccaaacatcagattTGAAGTAGAGAACGTTTTTAAATTCATCGTAATGGGATAGATCTTCACCTTTGATATGGTAATTTACAAACTCCCACCAGAAATTTTCACATCATTTAgtgaaaaaaaccttttaagtTTCCTAGCATTATTGTAGTTATTACTAACAATAGTTCAATTTTCGTTATATCTtacaaaaacacacacacacacacacacacacacacatacatatataGTAATATGCCATTTTGtgattattgaattttatcatgaaataataattaaaaaaagcatttaGAAAGTTATCATCTGTAATCTCATATTCTTTCTAACATGTCTCTTCCATCaccttataattaaaatttataattttattagatattattGGAATGATAAAATTCCATCTTTAGCTATGTTATCgtattaaataattgttttaatttaaaaacttaaaatgttATGTGAGAGTACAAAAATATTCTCGAAATGTCGTGTTGCAAAACCCATTCTTTCCTAGTAAAAGCATTAATCAATTGAGAGAAATGGGTTGTGATTTTCAGGTGATTAGAATCtgaaaattcataacaaaaagaaaatcttttacGTAGTTGTGAATGATGGACACAATTTGAGCAAAGCATTTGCTATTTGTCCTTTTTTCATCAATCAAATGcatattttccttgttttattcCAAATCTGATCCTACTCAGTCCAAGAAGCGTCCAACATCTTTGCCATGAAGCTATACCTATCAGCTGCTTCATCAATCTGCAGAACAAGAGCCGAATGTCAGTAGTCTGTGATAAGAAGGTGATCTAATCAAGACCTATAGATTTGTGCAACAATTACCAATTTTTGAGTCGGGCGTCCAGCTCCATGTCCAGCTTTACAATCAATGCGACCTATTATTGGATTGGTCTGGGGACTGTTCTTCAAGCTCGTGCACAAAATATATTGCATGGTCTGGCAGAAAAAGTTGGACACATTTTGAGAGGGAAGCGTAAACACAGTAATAACTTTTTTCTGCTGACTAAATTATTGACTGAACAGCCT from Populus trichocarpa isolate Nisqually-1 chromosome 5, P.trichocarpa_v4.1, whole genome shotgun sequence includes these protein-coding regions:
- the LOC7494666 gene encoding putative pentatricopeptide repeat-containing protein At5g43820; translation: MAINPQSFLGFLSVTNKITRYRLPHLLRSSIPFSTLDPPQFATSQDNIKLQYNLGEDYVLNELSNLLPISPKPPIPHPYNHDRSISNKQVEIRPVFDRFLSPEEKLRGVFVQKIKGKSGIERALTECSVDLSLDVVAKVLNRGNLGGEAMIMFFNWAIKQPMISKDVDSYNVVIRALGRRKFIDFMVKFLHELRVEGVSMNSETLSIVIDSLVRARRVYKAIQMFGNLEEEFGFERDAESLNVLLQCLCRRSHVGAANSYFNSVKGKIPFNCMTYNVIIGGWSKFGRVSEMQRVFEEMEEDGFSPDCLSFSYLLEGLGRAGKIEDAVMIFGSLEEKGCVPDTNVYNAMISNFISVGNFDECMKYYRCLLSKNCDPNIDTYTRMISGLIKASKVADALEMFDEMLDRGMVTKTGTVTSFIEPLCSFGPPHAAMVIYTKARKVGCKISLSAYKLLLMRLSRFGKCGMMLKIWDEMQESGYSSDMEVYEYLISGLCNIGQFENAVLVMEESMRKGFCPSRFICSKLNNKLLASNKVERAYRLFLKIKHARHSENARRCWRSNGWHF